From a region of the Falco cherrug isolate bFalChe1 chromosome 9, bFalChe1.pri, whole genome shotgun sequence genome:
- the DHX32 gene encoding putative pre-mRNA-splicing factor ATP-dependent RNA helicase DHX32: MEFLSFSPEIHCFSELLDCSDGDEEEILVCGEDFELNPFDGLPYSSRYYKLMKEREELPVWKEKHTFMESLLRNQIVIVSGDAKTGKSSQVPQWCAEYCLSVHYQHGVVVCTQVHKQTAVWLALRVADEMDVNVGHEVGYFIPFESCCTTETILRYCTDDMLQREMMSTPLLNCYGVIILDDVHERTVATDALLGLLKDVLLSRPELRLVILTAPHMSSRLQNYYGSIPVLRVENKHRAEVVYSCSIQQDHFLSALKLLFEIHHTKEKGNIVIFLACEQEIEKAYQMIRQEQANFNPDLGELIPVPLYPTKQDLIPKPNQDKQKCCRKYRRKVLLTTSFGESLIWIKNVTFVIDVGVERRKVYNPRIRADSVITQPISKSQAEMHKQILGMSSSGKLFCLYPEEFTHKEMKPHLTAKIQESNLTSMVLFLKRMDIAGFGHCDFISRPAPESLMQALEDLDYLAALDNDGNLSEFGIIMSEFPLDPQLSKSILASCEFECVDEMLTIAAMVTAPNCFLHAPPGTEEIALTCWRKFSHPAGDHFTLINVFNAFKEVSANSASQYYSNEKWCRDYFLSCSALRMAQIIRAELVEIMKRIELPISEPDFGSNENILSIKKSLLSGYFMHIARDVDGSGNYLMLTHRQVAQLHPFSSYYNTRRIPEWVLFHEFSISENNSIRVVSEISPDLFMELVPQYYFSNLPPSESKDILQEVIKHLSPVSAMKEEQKTNDDNKENEKSLQTPTEHRCIIQ; this comes from the exons ATGGAGTTTTTAAGCTTTTCTCCAGAGATccactgcttttcagaattaCTTGACTGCAGCGATGGTGATGAAGAGGAAATACTAGTATGTGGAGAAGATTTCGAGCTCAATCCTTTTGATGGCTTGCCTTACTCTTCCCGTTATTATAAACttatgaaagaaagagaagaactTCCAGTATGGAAAGAGAAACACACTTTTATGGAAAGTTTGCTTCGTAATCAAATTGTGATTGTGTCAGGAGATGCTAAGACTGGCAAGAGCTCCCAG GTTCCTCAGTGGTGCGCTGAGTATTGCCTCTCTGTCCACTACCAACACGGCGTAGTGGTATGCACGCAGGTGCACAAGCAGACAGCAGTGTGGCTGGCGCTGCGTGTCGCTGATGAAATGGATGTCAACGTTGGCCATGAAGTGGGCTACTTCATCCCATTTGAAAGCTGCTGTACAACAGAAACCATCCTgag GTACTGTACAGATGATATGCTACAGAGGGAAATGATGTCTACACCTCTCCTGAACTGTTATGGTGTTATCATCTTGGATGACGTGCATGAAAGAACTGTTGCAACAGATGCGTTACTTGGCCTTCTTAAAGATGTCTTGCTATCAAGACCAGAACTGAGGCTGGTAATACTCACCGCACCTCATATGTCCAGCAGACTCCAGAATTATTATGGCAGCATCCCCGTGCTAAGGGTGGAAAACAAACACCGTGCTGAGGTTGTATACTCTTGCAGCATTCAGCAAGACCACTTTCTGTCTGCACTAAAACTGCTCTTTGAGATACACCATACGAAAGAGAAGGGCAACATTGTGATCTTTCTGGCATGTGAGCAA GAAATTGAAAAAGCTTACCAAATGATCAGACAGGAACAGGCTAATTTCAATCCTGACCTTGGAGAACTCATCCCAGTTCCTTTATACCCCACAAAACAAGACCTAATTCCCAAACCAAATCAAGacaaacagaaatgctgcagaaaatacagaagaaaagtgCTACTCACCACCAGCTTTGGAGAATCTTTGATTTggattaaaaatgtaacttttgtCATTGATGTCGGTGTTGAAAGAAGAAAG GTGTACAATCCTAGAATCAGAGCAGACTCTGTTATAACGCAGCCTATCAGCAAAAGTCAAGCAGAGATGCATAAACAAATTCTGGGCATGTCTTCATCAG gaaaactgttttgcttGTATCCTGAAGAATTTacacacaaagaaatgaaaccaCATCTAACAGCCAAAATCCAGGAATCAAACCTCACTAGCATGGTTCTCTTCCTGAAAAGGATGGATATAGCAGGCTTCGGACACTGTGACTTCATAAGCAGGCCAG cTCCTGAAAGCCTGATGCAAGCTTTGGAAGATCTCGATTATCTAGCAGCCCTGGATAATGATGGAAACCTTTCTGAATTTGGAATTATTATGTCAGAATTTCCCCTGGATCCACAACTGTCAAAGTCAATTCTGGCTTCGTGTGAATTTGAGTGTGTTGATGAAATGCTCACCATTGCAGCCATGGTAACAG ctccCAATTGCTTCTTACACGCACCTCCTGGAACAGAAGAGATTGCTCTTACTTGCTGGCGAAAATTCTCACACCCTGCAGGAGATCACTTTACACTTATCAATGTCTTCAACGCCTTCAAGGAAGTCAGTGCAAACTCCGCAAGCCAAT acTACAGTAATGAGAAATGGTGTCGTGATTATTTTCTAAGCTGTTCTGCACTGAGGATGGCACAAATTATCAGAGCTGAACTAGTAGAGATTATGAAGCGTATTGAACTTCCCATTTCAGAACCGGACTTTGGATCCAACGAAAATATACTAAGCATTAAGAAATCTCTCTTATCTGGTTACTTTATGCAC attgctcgTGATGTAGATGGCTCAGGTAACTACTTAATGTTAACACACAGACAAGTGGCCCAGCTTCATCCTTTCTCATCATACTATAACACCAGAAGGATTCCTGAGTGGGTTTTATTCCATGAATTTAGTATATCAGAAAACAATTCCATCAGAGTCGTATCAGAGATATCACCCGATCT ATTCATGGAGCTGGTACCTCAGTATTATTTTAGCAATCTTCCACCTAGTGAAAGTAAGGATATTCTGCAGGAAGTGATCAAACACTTGTCACCTGTTTCAGCCATGAaggaggaacagaaaactaatgacgacaacaaagaaaatgaaaaatctctcCAAACTCCCACTGAACACAGATGTATTATTCAGTGA